The following coding sequences lie in one Actinomyces capricornis genomic window:
- the gcvP gene encoding aminomethyl-transferring glycine dehydrogenase, which translates to MAHRCATRHATDLAPFVSRHLGTAGPDMAAVLHRLGIQDPPEPADAGGAEEEGLEQLAAAVLPAGLAALERPAHTHPADVGSGGLSEAEAVEALRGLAALNDPHTEMIGQGYHPTRTPAVIARDILGNPAWTTAYTPYQAEISQGRLEAQLLFQTTISDLTALPVACTSLLDEATAVAEAAMLMARASRRTEGTVVLDAGLHPQCLQVAQARCRALGLDCAVTDVEQIVEAGLLDRLDAPPLLGAVLAHTTTRGSIQDLATAVEAVHDRGGLVAIDADPLALTLLSAPGQIGADIAVGSAQRLGVPLLFGGPHPGYMAVSQRLQRQLPGRIVGVSRDAEGAPAYRLALQTREQHIRRERATSNICTAQALLAVVAAMYAVHHGPEGLRAIAERIHARAAQIALGLRRAGLELEHEDFFDTLSIRLPGRAAQVLERAAAGGYNLRLLDADHLGLSTNETTTGRHVEELIALLTGRDRAEAGQAQGRAAGAASDEDGAAEALPLPAGLRRSGDYLTHPSFHLYRSEAALVRYLRRLADRDLALDRTMIPLGSCTLKLNAAVESALWLEPALAGIHPCAPADQTRGWRLLLAQLSERLVGLVGYDRISLQPASGAQGELTGLLAIAGYLESIGQGQRDTCLVPASAHGTNAASAAGAGMRVVVVATAADGSIDVDDLRATLEANEGRVAAIMLTYPSTHGVFEPQVSQVAQMVHDAGGQVYIDGANLNAMCGLLRPGDLGGDVSHLNLHKTFAIPHGGGGPGVGPVAVKEHLAPFLPAGPRGSAPAEPGDPDAGFQGAPAAGARFGSAGVMPLAWSYLALMDDADLRRASLSAIAHANYISRELEDCFPTLYTGPGGWVAHECILDLRELTAATGVSAEDVAKRLIDYGFHAPTLAFPVAGTLMVEPTESEPKAEIDRFIAAMRAIRAEIDQVGSGRVALEDSVLRRSPHTLAQVAADEWERPYPRSQAAFPLAGMERDKYFAPVARIDNAYGDRNLACTCPPPEAFDDGARTDDGAHT; encoded by the coding sequence ATGGCCCACCGATGTGCCACCCGACATGCCACCGACCTGGCCCCCTTCGTCTCCCGCCACCTGGGCACCGCGGGCCCGGACATGGCGGCGGTCCTCCACCGCCTCGGCATCCAGGACCCCCCTGAGCCCGCCGATGCGGGCGGCGCTGAGGAGGAGGGCCTGGAGCAACTGGCCGCGGCGGTCCTGCCCGCGGGCCTGGCGGCACTGGAGCGCCCCGCGCATACCCACCCGGCCGACGTGGGCAGTGGTGGCCTGAGTGAGGCCGAGGCCGTGGAGGCCCTGCGCGGGCTGGCCGCCCTCAACGACCCCCACACCGAGATGATCGGCCAGGGGTACCACCCCACGCGCACCCCCGCCGTCATCGCCCGCGACATCCTGGGCAACCCTGCCTGGACCACCGCCTACACGCCCTACCAGGCGGAGATCTCCCAGGGCCGCCTGGAGGCCCAGCTGCTCTTCCAGACCACCATCAGCGACCTGACCGCCCTGCCTGTGGCCTGCACCTCCCTGCTCGATGAGGCCACGGCCGTGGCCGAGGCGGCCATGCTCATGGCCCGGGCCTCGCGGCGCACGGAGGGCACCGTGGTGCTGGACGCCGGCCTGCACCCCCAGTGCCTCCAGGTGGCCCAGGCCCGCTGCCGCGCCCTGGGGCTGGACTGTGCAGTGACAGACGTCGAGCAGATCGTCGAGGCCGGCCTGCTGGACCGCCTGGACGCCCCGCCCCTGCTGGGGGCCGTCCTGGCCCACACCACGACACGGGGCTCCATCCAGGACCTGGCCACCGCCGTGGAGGCCGTCCACGACCGCGGCGGACTGGTGGCCATCGACGCCGACCCCCTGGCCCTGACCCTGCTGAGCGCACCCGGGCAGATCGGCGCCGATATCGCCGTCGGCTCGGCCCAGCGCCTGGGGGTGCCCCTGCTCTTCGGCGGCCCCCACCCCGGGTACATGGCCGTCAGCCAGCGCCTCCAGCGCCAGCTGCCCGGGCGCATCGTCGGGGTCTCGCGCGACGCCGAGGGCGCCCCCGCCTACCGCCTGGCCCTGCAGACCCGCGAGCAGCACATCCGCCGGGAGAGGGCCACCTCCAATATCTGCACCGCCCAGGCCCTGCTGGCGGTGGTGGCGGCCATGTACGCCGTCCACCACGGCCCCGAGGGCCTGCGGGCCATCGCCGAGCGGATCCACGCCCGGGCCGCCCAGATCGCCCTGGGCCTGCGCCGCGCCGGTCTGGAGCTGGAGCACGAGGACTTCTTCGACACCCTGAGCATCCGCCTGCCGGGCAGGGCCGCCCAGGTCCTGGAGCGGGCCGCGGCGGGCGGGTACAACCTGCGGCTGCTGGACGCCGACCACCTGGGCCTGTCCACCAACGAGACCACCACCGGGCGGCACGTCGAGGAGCTCATCGCCCTGCTCACCGGCCGGGATCGCGCGGAGGCGGGGCAGGCTCAGGGCCGCGCGGCGGGTGCCGCTTCCGATGAGGATGGGGCGGCCGAGGCCCTGCCCCTGCCCGCGGGCCTGAGGCGCTCGGGGGACTACCTGACCCACCCCTCCTTCCACCTCTACCGCTCCGAGGCGGCCCTGGTGCGCTACCTGCGGCGCCTGGCCGACCGCGACCTGGCCCTGGACCGCACGATGATCCCCCTGGGCTCATGCACCCTCAAGCTCAATGCGGCCGTGGAGTCCGCACTGTGGCTGGAGCCGGCGCTGGCGGGCATCCACCCCTGCGCCCCGGCCGACCAGACCCGGGGGTGGAGGCTCCTGCTGGCCCAGCTCTCCGAGCGCCTGGTGGGCCTGGTGGGCTACGACCGGATCAGCCTCCAGCCGGCCTCCGGGGCGCAGGGCGAGCTCACCGGCCTGCTGGCCATCGCCGGCTACCTGGAGTCCATCGGACAGGGCCAGCGCGACACCTGCCTGGTGCCGGCCTCGGCCCACGGCACCAACGCGGCCTCCGCGGCGGGGGCCGGGATGCGCGTCGTCGTGGTGGCCACGGCCGCCGACGGCTCCATCGACGTCGACGACCTGCGCGCCACGCTGGAGGCCAACGAGGGGCGGGTGGCGGCCATCATGCTCACCTACCCCTCCACGCACGGGGTCTTCGAGCCCCAGGTCTCCCAGGTGGCCCAGATGGTCCACGACGCCGGGGGGCAGGTCTACATCGACGGGGCGAACCTCAACGCCATGTGCGGGCTCCTGCGCCCCGGCGACCTGGGCGGGGACGTCTCCCACCTCAACCTGCACAAGACCTTCGCCATCCCCCACGGAGGCGGCGGTCCCGGGGTGGGTCCGGTGGCGGTCAAGGAGCACCTGGCACCCTTCCTGCCCGCCGGGCCCCGGGGCAGCGCGCCGGCCGAGCCGGGCGACCCCGATGCCGGGTTCCAGGGGGCGCCCGCGGCCGGGGCCCGCTTCGGATCGGCCGGGGTGATGCCGCTGGCCTGGTCCTACCTGGCCCTCATGGACGACGCCGACCTGCGCCGGGCCTCCCTGAGCGCGATCGCGCACGCCAACTACATCTCCCGCGAGCTGGAGGACTGCTTCCCCACCCTGTACACCGGTCCCGGGGGCTGGGTGGCCCACGAGTGCATCCTGGACCTGCGCGAGCTGACCGCCGCCACGGGGGTGAGCGCCGAGGATGTGGCCAAGCGGCTCATCGACTACGGCTTCCACGCCCCCACCCTGGCCTTCCCGGTGGCGGGCACGCTCATGGTCGAGCCCACCGAGTCCGAGCCCAAGGCGGAGATCGACCGCTTCATCGCCGCCATGAGGGCCATCCGGGCCGAGATCGACCAGGTGGGCTCGGGCCGGGTGGCCCTGGAGGACTCGGTGCTGCGCCGCAGCCCCCACACCCTGGCCCAGGTGGCCGCCGATGAGTGGGAGCGCCCCTACCCCCGCAGCCAGGCGGCCTTCCCCCTGGCGGGCATGGAGCGCGACAAGTACTTCGCCCCGGTGGCCCGCATCGACAACGCCTATGGGGACCGCAACCTGGCCTGCACCTGCCCGCCGCCCGAGGCCTTCGATGACGGGGCCCGCACCGACGACGGCGCCCACACCTGA